The uncultured Flavobacterium sp. genome includes the window TTGCTGATGCCTAATTCTTTTTCGATATATAAACTTTGAAGATTTTCATTATCGATATTACGGCGAATTAGTTCTATTACTTTTTTGATGAAGTCTTTTTCGTCATTATTTATGGGCAGGGCAGCCAGATTTTCGATAGGAGTATCTTGCGTAAAATGCTTTGATATTAACTCTTTTTCTTCAAGAAGTTTTTGAACTCTTATCAGTAAATGATCCGGATAAAATGGCTTTGCGATATAGGAATTTGCACCACTCTCTATTCCTTCAATTCGATGTAGAACAGAATCTTTTGCAGTTAGCATGATAACCGGAATATAACAGGTTTTGAGATCATTCTTGATTATTTTGCAAAACTCAATTCCATCCATAAAAGGCATCATAACATCACTGATAATGAGATCAGGAATTTCATTTTCAATAAGTTTTAAAGCTTCTAAACCGTTGT containing:
- a CDS encoding helix-turn-helix domain-containing protein codes for the protein NGLEALKLIENEIPDLIISDVMMPFMDGIEFCKIIKNDLKTCYIPVIMLTAKDSVLHRIEGIESGANSYIAKPFYPDHLLIRVQKLLEEKELISKHFTQDTPIENLAALPINNDEKDFIKKVIELIRRNIDNENLQSLYIEKELGISNSQLYRKIKQIFGFTPGDLIRTIRLKYAAELLRKNVLTVSEVCYSSGFNNRSYFYREFKKLYNTTPKNYQLKYKTKS